Proteins encoded together in one Shewanella oneidensis MR-1 window:
- a CDS encoding O-acetylhomoserine aminocarboxypropyltransferase/cysteine synthase family protein, translating to MKLESLALHHGYESEATTKAAAVPIYQTTSYTFDDTQHGADLFDLKVAGNIYTRIMNPTTSVLEQRLAAIEGGIGALAVASGMAAITYAIQALTQVGDNIVSTSQLYGGTYNLFAHTLPRQGVEVRMAAFDDFEELEALIDAKTKALFCESIGNPAGNIVDLKRLAEIAHKHGVPLIVDNTVATPVLCRPFEHGADIVIHSLTKYIGGHGTTIGGIIIDSGKFDWVANKERFSLLNQADPSYHGVVYTEAFGPAAFIGRCRVVPLRNTGAALSPHSAFLLLQGLETLSLRMERHCANALALAEYLILHPSVSWVNYGALPSSPFRENCEKITGGKASGIISFGIKAATPEEGKIAGGKFIDALKMVLRLVNIGDAKSLACHPASTTHRQLDANELARAGVSEDLIRISVGIEHIDDIIADVSQALEKALV from the coding sequence ATGAAACTTGAATCACTGGCATTACACCACGGATATGAATCAGAGGCGACGACGAAGGCAGCAGCCGTACCAATTTATCAAACCACTTCCTACACCTTCGATGATACCCAGCATGGTGCTGATTTATTTGATTTAAAAGTCGCTGGCAATATTTATACTCGGATAATGAACCCAACCACTAGCGTATTAGAGCAACGACTCGCCGCCATTGAAGGTGGTATAGGCGCGCTTGCTGTGGCGTCGGGGATGGCGGCTATCACCTATGCGATTCAAGCGTTAACCCAAGTCGGGGATAATATTGTTAGTACCAGCCAGCTTTATGGCGGCACTTACAATCTGTTTGCCCATACGCTGCCACGCCAAGGTGTGGAAGTGCGCATGGCGGCCTTTGATGATTTTGAAGAGCTCGAAGCTTTAATCGATGCCAAGACGAAGGCCTTATTTTGTGAGTCAATCGGCAACCCCGCTGGCAATATTGTCGACCTTAAACGTTTAGCCGAGATTGCCCATAAACATGGGGTGCCGCTGATTGTGGATAATACCGTGGCGACGCCTGTGTTATGCCGTCCCTTTGAGCATGGTGCCGATATCGTTATCCACTCTCTGACTAAATACATTGGTGGCCATGGCACAACCATAGGCGGGATCATTATCGATTCGGGTAAATTCGATTGGGTGGCGAATAAAGAACGTTTTTCGCTGCTAAATCAAGCCGATCCTTCCTACCATGGTGTGGTCTACACCGAAGCCTTTGGCCCTGCGGCCTTTATTGGACGTTGTCGTGTGGTGCCGCTGCGTAATACGGGGGCAGCACTTTCACCCCATAGTGCATTCCTGTTGTTACAAGGACTTGAAACGCTGAGTCTGCGTATGGAACGTCACTGTGCTAATGCGCTCGCGTTAGCCGAGTATTTGATACTGCATCCTTCGGTAAGTTGGGTAAATTATGGCGCGCTACCAAGTAGCCCTTTCCGTGAGAATTGCGAAAAAATCACTGGCGGTAAAGCGTCTGGGATCATCAGTTTTGGCATTAAAGCGGCTACACCTGAGGAAGGCAAAATCGCGGGTGGCAAGTTTATCGACGCCCTGAAGATGGTTTTGCGTTTAGTGAACATTGGTGATGCTAAATCGCTAGCTTGTCATCCTGCTAGCACCACCCACAGACAGCTAGATGCGAATGAACTTGCTAGAGCTGGGGTATCTGAAGATCTGATCCGTATTTCCGTCGGCATTGAACATATCGACGATATCATCGCCGATGTGTCGCAGGCGCTGGAAAAAGCCTTGGTGTAA